AAAAATTCCATCTATTATTCAATAATATACTCAATTTTTATTAGAAGATTAGCTTTCATGGGGCGAAAAGTCAAGGTTAAATTCATGAATGAGGTGACAGAATGAAGACAACATTAAGCATCATCAAGGCGGATATTGGAAGTATCGGTGGCCATATCAGGCCAAGCAACGCGCTCGTGGAGGAAGTCAGGAGGATACTGAAAACGAAAGGGAAAGATGTCGTTCTCGATTTTCATATAAGCTTCACCGGCGATGACATTGCCATTCTTTTCTCGCACAAGAGAGGTGTGGGGGATAGTAAGATCCACAAGCTTGCCTGGGATGCATTCCTCGCAGGGACGGCGGTTGCAAAGAAGCAGGGTCTGTATGGAGCAGGTCAGGATCTTCTGAAGGATTCCTTCTCAGGCAATGTCAAGGGAATGGGACCGGCCGTCGCTGAGATAGAATTCGAAGAGAGGCAGAACGAACCGTTCATCATGTTCGCGGCGGACAAGACTGAACCAGGAGCCTACAATCTTCCACTCTTCCTTGCCTTCACGGACCCGATGCATAATGCTGGATTGATCCTGAGTCCCAAGATGAAAAGCGGGTTCAAGTTCGTCGTCATGGATGTCTCTTACACGAAGGGGGATAAAATGATTGAGCTTAATTCCCCCGAAGAAACATACGACATTGCCGCTCTTCTAAGGGACAACCAGAGGTTCGTCATCGAAGCAATCCATTCGAGGGACGAGGCAGACCAGGTCGTTGCCGTCAGCACGACTCGCCTCCACAACATCGCGGGAAAATATACTGGGAAAGACGACCCCGTCATGATAGTGAGGACTCAGGGAGCCTTTCCCGCCACTGGAGAAGTTCTGTCTCCATTCAGCGTTGCCCACTTTGTGTCGGGCTTCATGCGGGGAAGCCACAATGGGCCTCTCATGCCCGTAAAGATAAACTCCCCCGTCTCTTACTTCGATGGGCCTCCGATAGTGAGCGCCCAGGCTTTCTGCGTGCACGACGGGATCCTTACTGAGCCGGCGGATGCCTTCGATCATCCTTACTGGGATTATGTGCGGATGAACGCCTCTAGGAAAGCGCAGGAGCTCAGGATGCAAGGCTTCTCGGGTCCTGCCATGCTGGGTTATGATGAGCTGGAATATGGCGGGATTGTCGAGAGGATGAACAAACTCGGCAAGAAGTTCAAGATCAGAAAGTAAAGGCCTGGACGGATCACCCCTGTTTCCCCGGATCTCTCTATGAGAAGATATGTGTGGCAAGGGCGCGTGTGACCTTCACCACATTCCTGCCGCTCACCGATTCATGAAAGATATGCTTGAAGCTTTTATGTGCTGAGACGCAGTTGAAGAGAGCCTTTCTAATGGAACCTTCATTCTCTGCAAGCTTCAGGACCGGGTCCAGCAACCTGTAGTTCGATCCGATGGAGGTCAGCTTCCTCAGGAGCTTTCCATAGAAGAGATCGTCCTCTATCTCTCTGATGCTCTCCCGGAAATATCTGAAATCGCGCTCGGAGATCCCGTAATTGATCATCACTCTGGCTGCATGATAACCGGTGATGAGACCGGAGTTAATCCCCTTCCCCTTGAAAGGCCTCACGAGGCCCGCCGAATCGCCGATGCAGATGTATCTGTCGCTGTAGAAGCCGGTGGCCAGAGAGATAGGGAACTTTCCTTTGTAATAGTAGAGCCCCTTCACAATCTCATCCAGTTCTTTCGGCAGGACCGATCTCACTTCAGGATGGCGGAAGAGCCTGTCCATGGAATCCGAAGTGACGTTCTTCCCGGCAATGATCACGGTCAAATGATTTCCCTTTGGCACGATGCCGCAGAACTCAATCTCCCTGATGGAGGGGAGGAAGGCATGGATCTTCGTTCCGAATTTGAGCATGAACTCTTCATCGGGATGGATTTTGGTGACAATCGTGCTTAGATATTCAGGGGCTCTGTACCTCGTCACTTTTTCCATGAGCATGATGGATCCCTCGTCAAGCCCGAAGGCTCCCACGAGAACATCTGCTTTGCCGCTTCCTGTTTCGCTGTAAATCCTGAGGCCATCGCCGTGAAACTCGATATCGGTCACCCTTGCTTCGACTATTTCTACCCCCCGCTCGGCAGCCGCCTTCGTTAGATAGTCGTCGAAGGTGATTCTTCTCAGAGCAAAGGACGGTTCATCGTGCCCTTCGAGGAGGATGCTCCTGGAATCGGAGTGCAAGAAGTAGCCGTCGATCACTTTCTGGATGAGGTGATGTGGAAAGGGGACTTCTAGTTGCTTTTCGAGGATCTCCACGATAGGGGGAGAGAGGACTCCCACGCACTGGTTGTAGTGCTTGCCACCTGCAAATCTCTTCCCCTCGTAGAGGATGACTCTGATATCCAATCCCTTTCTGGCGGCAAAGTTCTTCAGGGCGATGCTGAATCCTGTTCCTGCCGGTCCGCCTCCGATGATGGCTACCGTCTGGCGGTTTTGCAGCGGTCCCAGCTTCTTTTCGCCTATGGTTACTCTGTTTTCCGAACCGGTATCTTCAGTGATGGGTAGTGCCGCCCGTTCTTTCAGGAATGGATAAAGAAGTGTAGTTTTGATCAGTTTGAGCTGCAGGATGGGATCGAAAAATTTTGCGAAGATCTTCCGATAGGGGATGTTTCCTGTGAAAAGATTCCAGAGGATGTCCCTCGCGATCCGCGACGATCTTCCTCTTTCGGAACTGCTTGCAACGAGGAGGAAAATCCTGGTGAGCGATTCGAAGGTGGAGATCATGTTGAAGAATCCAAAGAGCAGGCGCCCGTATCGATTATCGTGGCCTATCTCTCGTTTCAGGAGTGTGAAATAGTATCGACGGAAATCCTTTCTTGAGAATCCATGATGAAAAATAGTATCCGCAGCGAGCGAGGCGCTCAGGAAAGCCGATTCGATGCCGTTCTTATAATATCTTGAAAGGCTGGCATCGCCGATGATGACAACCCTGTCAGTATAAGGCCGGCGGCAGCGGGAGACGTTGATCTTTGGAAGGCAGAAACATCTCCGCAGGGAGAAATCGAGGCTCTCAGGAAGCTTGGCTCTGACGCGAGGATGAGAGAGGAATCTTTCGATGTCTTCCACTATGGCGTCTCTTTTGGGAATGATGGAGAGAGTGATATACCGCTCCTTGGGGATCATTGCTGCAAAACGGACATTTTCGATCCCGAGTGCAAATATGAGTATCTTGTTCTTGAAGATCTTCTCTATTTGCTCGGGATCCATTTCCAGCTCGGCCTGGCAGGTCTTGAGAGATCTGGGAGGCCGGTATCCGAAACCAAGTCCAGAAAACTTCTCCGCGAGAACCGTGTTGAGGCCCGAGGCTCCAACCATGACGTCGGCGGCGATCGTGAACCTTTCCGAATCTCGACTGCAGAGCAGTTCGATCTTCCCGAAACGGTCTTCTGGCATTTTGATCTTTTGAACAAGGGCACTAAGGACTCTGGCACCCAGGTTCTCTGCAAGCTTCAGAAGAAAGGAATCGAAACTTTCTATTCTGATATCGGCAGGATGTCTTGGGCCGCTTCCCCTGAAGACTGTTGCGATCTTCTTCTCACGGAAGGGATGAAGTAGCGGGTAATCCAGGAATGTTGTTTCAAAGAGATAGCCATCGATTTTTCTCTGAACGACTCTTGGCGGGATTGTGATGTGCCACTCTTCAAGCTTATTGCAGAGAGTTTCCGAGATGACCCCCGCGCACATATTGCATCCGGAGGGTCCCGGCCTCTGAAAATCCTTCCCGTTAACTATGATGATCTCGCAGTTGATTCCTTTCTCTTTGGCAAGCCTCAGTGCCTTAAGGGAGAAGAAGGCTCCTGCGGGACCACCCCCGATAACGGCTATCCTCATCCCTTCTCTTATCTTGAGCTCCTCAATATTCATGACCCTTCCTTTCGAAACTAATATAATCCAAAAATGATTTTATTTGAAGCCTGCTTTTCGCTCGGAGGGATTACGCTATAATAGGCAAGTGCGAAGATTGCACTCCATCCAGCATGAGTATAGAGCAGGATGGGGATTTCAGAGGAGGAGCCAATGGCCAATTGTTTCCGATGTGGAAGATTCCTGGGAGAACTTGACGAGTGGAAGAAGATGGATACTGAGAAGGGCGCCATCTGCTACATGTGCTTCAATGAGATCGGTGTAGCCGAGAGGATGAGCAGGAGCACTTCGGAGGAGATCAAGAAACACTGGGCCGATCAGGAGGTCGACAGGATCCTGAGCGAGAGAAAAGAATATCATCTGAGCACCGGGATATCACCTTCAGGAGAGATTCACATTGGTAACCTGAGAGAGGTCGTAACCGCCGATGCCATCTATCGCGTCCTGAAGGAGCGAGGAGTGGATGCTGATTTTCATTACATAGCCGATGATTTCGACCCCCTTAGGAAGGTCTATCCTTTCCTTGATCAGGCGAAATATCAACCCCTTGTCGGAAAGCCTCTCAGCGAGATTCCTTGTCCTTGCGAGAGGCACAACAATTATGCCGAGCACTTCCTGCTTCCCTTCATTGAATCTCTGAAACAGCTGAGGATAGAGTTGAAGGTCTACAGAGCGAGCGAGGTATATAAGAGCAAGATGATGAACCCTCTAGTTATCCAGGCGATGAAGAAAAGAGATAAGCTGATGGAGATACTTGAGGAGATGACGGGCAGAAAGTTCGAGGGCAGCTGGTTTCCTTTCAATCCCATCTGCAACAGATGCGGAAGGATGACCGAGACGACGATCACGGCATTTTCGGAGGAAGAGGAAACGGTTTCCTATGCCTGTCTATGTGGCGATTCAGGAACGGTTCCCATGGGTGGGGGAGGAAAGCTGACATGGAGAGTAGATTGGCCCGCGCGATGGAGGCTGTTCGGAGTGACGGTGGAGCCTTTTGGAAAAGATCACGCCACAAGGGGCGGCTCATACGACACAGGAATAAGGATCATGAGAGAGGTTTTTGAAGGCGAGCCTCCTTATCCGGTTCCATACGAATGGATCAGTCTGAAGGGAATGGGGGACATGTCATCGAGCAAGGGAAATGTGCTGAGTATAGAGAAAGTCCTTACAGTCGTCCCACCGGAGATCATCCGCTACATGATTCTGAAGACGAAGCCTCTCAAATCGATCGCATTCGACCCAGGCCTTCCACTCCTTTCTCTGATCGATGAGTACGATGACCTTGAATCGAAGCGAAGGGATGAGCGTGCCATCATACTGTCCAGGGCTGCCGGCTTCAAATCGATAGACATCCCATTCCGACACATCGTTGTCGTGGCTCAGATCGCCAATTTCGATATAGACAACGCCATAGAGATCCTCAGGAGAAGCGGCTATCTTCAGGTCGATCGGGAAGAACTCGAGCGAAGGATGATCTATGCAAAGAGATGGCTGGCGGAATTCGCTCCTGAGGAAGTGAAGTTCGAGGTTCGGGAAAGGACACCGGAGGAGGCAGGGAGTCTCTCCGAGTCTCAAAAGAGGTTTCTGAGGATACTTGCGGAAAGGATCGGCGACAGGAGAAGCGGGGAAGAGATCCATCAACTCATCTATTCCATTGCCGAAGAGATAGAGGGCGTGGAACCTTACGGTCTATTTGAAGCGATCTATCTTTCCATTCTCGGAAAAGAAAGAGGGCCGCGCGCTGGATGGTTTCTTGCTTTTCTCGATCGCCAATTTGTCATTAACCGGTTCCAGGATGCCGCGGGATCTAAAACTTAGATAATTCCGAGAATAACAAGGGCAAATCGATGCTTGCAGGAGATGAGTTCCATCGATTGTTACATCTAAGATCTTATTTTGGAGAGTTTGGATTTTTGCTTGGAGAATATCTTCTTCTCGATGGCCCTGTGAATTTCCGAAGATACTGATAGAACTTCGAGAAGATCCTTAGGAAGCGTCTTGATGACCTCGGCGATCTTCAACGCGTCGGCATCTTCGAGCTTCTGCTTCAATTTGTTCTCGATGGCTCTGACGGCTTCTTCGAGGATATCGATGGCATCCCTGTAAACTTTTCTCTTTTCATCGTCAAGATTGTTGAAGGCTTTGGCCAGGGCGAGGATATCCGGGGTCAACCGCTCCTTCCCGGTTGAACCGTTTTCCCAGTGCGTGCCTGTCAGTATCCATTCAATCGAAGTGTGGCCGATATCTGCCAGCTTCAGGAGGCGTCGCGGTTCAGGAATGATTCCATGCTCATACTTGTGGATGGCAGATTGTGTTGTTCCGAGGAGAGCGGCGAGCTCACGCTGGCGAAGCTTTGCTTCTTTGCGGATTCTTCTGATCCTGAGACCGATGCTGTTATTATCGATCTCCATCACGATAGGCTCCTAATCTGCCCCCTGATCAAAATATACAGCCTGCGGTTCCGCATGACAAGCTCCCGCTAAACTTTATGATTAAAAATTATAGATGTTCAATAGATCTGGCATGCTGCCTTATAGCCGAGGCATCCCGCCCCTTGGC
The window above is part of the Acidobacteriota bacterium genome. Proteins encoded here:
- the fbp gene encoding fructose-1,6-bisphosphate aldolase/phosphatase, giving the protein MKTTLSIIKADIGSIGGHIRPSNALVEEVRRILKTKGKDVVLDFHISFTGDDIAILFSHKRGVGDSKIHKLAWDAFLAGTAVAKKQGLYGAGQDLLKDSFSGNVKGMGPAVAEIEFEERQNEPFIMFAADKTEPGAYNLPLFLAFTDPMHNAGLILSPKMKSGFKFVVMDVSYTKGDKMIELNSPEETYDIAALLRDNQRFVIEAIHSRDEADQVVAVSTTRLHNIAGKYTGKDDPVMIVRTQGAFPATGEVLSPFSVAHFVSGFMRGSHNGPLMPVKINSPVSYFDGPPIVSAQAFCVHDGILTEPADAFDHPYWDYVRMNASRKAQELRMQGFSGPAMLGYDELEYGGIVERMNKLGKKFKIRK
- the lysS gene encoding lysine--tRNA ligase, which translates into the protein MANCFRCGRFLGELDEWKKMDTEKGAICYMCFNEIGVAERMSRSTSEEIKKHWADQEVDRILSERKEYHLSTGISPSGEIHIGNLREVVTADAIYRVLKERGVDADFHYIADDFDPLRKVYPFLDQAKYQPLVGKPLSEIPCPCERHNNYAEHFLLPFIESLKQLRIELKVYRASEVYKSKMMNPLVIQAMKKRDKLMEILEEMTGRKFEGSWFPFNPICNRCGRMTETTITAFSEEEETVSYACLCGDSGTVPMGGGGKLTWRVDWPARWRLFGVTVEPFGKDHATRGGSYDTGIRIMREVFEGEPPYPVPYEWISLKGMGDMSSSKGNVLSIEKVLTVVPPEIIRYMILKTKPLKSIAFDPGLPLLSLIDEYDDLESKRRDERAIILSRAAGFKSIDIPFRHIVVVAQIANFDIDNAIEILRRSGYLQVDREELERRMIYAKRWLAEFAPEEVKFEVRERTPEEAGSLSESQKRFLRILAERIGDRRSGEEIHQLIYSIAEEIEGVEPYGLFEAIYLSILGKERGPRAGWFLAFLDRQFVINRFQDAAGSKT
- a CDS encoding helix-turn-helix transcriptional regulator, coding for MEIDNNSIGLRIRRIRKEAKLRQRELAALLGTTQSAIHKYEHGIIPEPRRLLKLADIGHTSIEWILTGTHWENGSTGKERLTPDILALAKAFNNLDDEKRKVYRDAIDILEEAVRAIENKLKQKLEDADALKIAEVIKTLPKDLLEVLSVSSEIHRAIEKKIFSKQKSKLSKIRS